The Dethiosulfovibrio peptidovorans DSM 11002 genome has a window encoding:
- a CDS encoding flagellar biosynthesis anti-sigma factor FlgM: protein MIDKIVGSYLYNGGSPVKNRKKIDSNVGTDKKIDGVEVSDFAQTLGKAMMESRKVSDVRQDKVQAMSDSIDSGSYDPDMGILAAKLIAAGLTRSSD, encoded by the coding sequence TTGGATCCTACTTATACAACGGCGGTTCTCCCGTAAAGAACCGTAAAAAAATCGACTCCAACGTCGGCACGGATAAAAAAATCGACGGAGTAGAGGTAAGCGATTTCGCCCAGACTCTGGGCAAGGCCATGATGGAATCCAGGAAAGTATCGGACGTCAGGCAGGACAAGGTCCAGGCTATGTCCGATAGCATAGATTCCGGTTCCTACGATCCCGACATGGGAATATTGGCGGCCAAGCTGATAGCGGCCGGGCTGACCAGGTCTTCCGATTGA
- the flgN gene encoding flagellar export chaperone FlgN, whose protein sequence is MWSSEIVGVIERQTEAIHRVLSVVVKQREALKEGRLELLKDLLKDMDQAHQEAITAESMRIQVVNKIAESRKCSPTLNELAASGTLEESEAMLKAGKALRAAVESARSEMALLNSLVEENKALNDMLIDEWRRLGGNQSLSSLDLKG, encoded by the coding sequence ATGTGGTCGTCTGAGATCGTAGGGGTGATCGAACGGCAGACGGAGGCGATCCATCGCGTCCTGTCCGTGGTCGTGAAACAGCGAGAGGCGCTCAAAGAGGGGCGCCTCGAACTTTTGAAAGACCTCCTCAAGGACATGGATCAGGCCCATCAGGAGGCCATTACCGCCGAGTCCATGAGGATCCAGGTCGTCAATAAGATAGCCGAGAGCAGAAAATGCTCCCCGACCTTGAATGAACTGGCCGCCTCAGGTACGCTCGAGGAGTCCGAGGCGATGCTGAAGGCGGGAAAAGCCCTGAGAGCCGCGGTCGAATCTGCTCGGTCCGAGATGGCGTTGCTGAACTCCCTTGTCGAGGAAAACAAGGCCCTTAACGATATGCTTATAGACGAATGGCGGCGTTTAGGCGGAAATCAATCACTATCGTCTCTTGACTTGAAAGGTTAG
- the flgK gene encoding flagellar hook-associated protein FlgK: MINSFFGFEMGRRALSYFRQGFETSGHNISNADVEGYSRQRVEASSTDPFTEPGLNRPALPGQIGTGVKVDAIVRLRDQFLDLQYREESTVKGYWDIMTQGLDTLETFVNEPNGESVRVGLDDFWAALQEASKNADSSSARENLISKAGTLGTYLDSLSRNYEEYRTGLNEQVSLAVNEANTYIDQISALNLTIREVEGTGGNPNDLYDRRDLLAEKLCSLIDCEVSAPSDMEDGEYKIYLGGRILVQGDKARHLELKSVPGNSGFYDVQVEDNTFDHVSDTDVLTASIGQKASEAIHSVAVERLASETTWKVGGGTINGAVGRLPVSDPDEAMNIEGTIRLQVGSSGVRATGNQMNNEMGSPVLLKFPGGTDRTEYTFRIASQDLNSMPGNPEEMYVTVSWNSATSEWEMSSRCGNSSSGTVSAGGELSLDELQSFLQNDTGVGGRLEVYVESSGSVDRLVIKSGDDHLLSFNDMKGDLLSGTLGLENDAPVVTVEIDNDDTLRSIANKINGAYNNGDGMPDDPSEWLHASVKSDGGGDYYLVLESDVVGESSRINVMGSDAGDSYAARRLGLMGGTAAEYSTETLSTSTDALVMVDDDRYLSSFNEFRQARKISASDGYKASSMEDVASGIVLSLKDTGSSAIRVEHHVSGGEINALMEVRDDVILQHLESFDAIAYNLINEMNAVHYAGHGSGDYSDITGTAFFSPTSVMSGASRNLSVNDQLVQASGLFAASADDGNGQSKGEGNGDNAIAMAQLKQAKVMAGDSATFNEYYEDFIARLGVESQRSQAMLSNQTTLVDQISSQRQSVMGVNIDEEMMQIMQFQQSFNAISRYVTTLDEMLDRVINGMGRVGL, translated from the coding sequence ATGATCAACAGTTTTTTCGGGTTCGAGATGGGAAGAAGGGCCCTCAGCTATTTCCGTCAGGGATTCGAGACATCCGGTCATAACATCTCCAACGCGGACGTGGAGGGGTATTCCCGCCAGAGAGTTGAAGCTTCTTCTACCGATCCTTTTACCGAACCGGGCCTGAATCGTCCCGCTCTTCCAGGGCAGATCGGCACGGGAGTAAAGGTGGATGCCATAGTCCGTCTCAGAGACCAATTTCTCGATCTCCAATACAGGGAGGAGAGCACGGTAAAGGGGTATTGGGACATAATGACTCAAGGTCTGGACACCCTAGAGACCTTCGTCAACGAGCCCAACGGAGAGAGCGTAAGGGTCGGTTTAGACGATTTCTGGGCCGCTCTTCAGGAAGCTTCCAAAAATGCGGACAGTTCCTCCGCCAGGGAAAACCTGATATCCAAGGCAGGAACCTTGGGAACCTATCTGGACAGTCTCTCTAGAAATTACGAAGAGTACAGGACCGGATTGAACGAACAAGTTTCCCTGGCTGTGAACGAGGCCAACACCTATATAGACCAGATCTCCGCCCTGAACCTTACGATAAGGGAGGTCGAGGGAACCGGCGGTAACCCTAACGACCTTTACGATCGGAGGGACCTGTTGGCCGAAAAGCTCTGCTCTCTTATAGATTGTGAAGTAAGCGCCCCTTCCGATATGGAGGACGGCGAGTACAAGATATATCTCGGCGGAAGGATATTGGTTCAGGGAGATAAGGCCAGACATCTCGAATTGAAGTCCGTTCCAGGTAACTCCGGTTTCTATGACGTCCAGGTCGAGGACAATACCTTCGATCACGTCTCAGATACCGACGTTTTGACCGCTTCGATAGGCCAAAAGGCCTCCGAGGCGATCCATTCCGTGGCGGTAGAAAGGCTTGCCAGCGAGACGACCTGGAAAGTCGGAGGGGGAACCATAAACGGAGCCGTCGGTCGACTGCCGGTGAGCGATCCGGACGAGGCCATGAACATAGAGGGAACCATCAGACTGCAGGTTGGATCCTCCGGAGTCAGAGCCACCGGCAACCAGATGAACAACGAAATGGGAAGCCCTGTGCTTCTCAAGTTTCCCGGAGGAACCGATCGTACCGAGTATACCTTCAGAATAGCCTCTCAAGACCTGAACTCCATGCCGGGCAATCCCGAGGAAATGTACGTAACGGTTTCCTGGAACTCTGCGACGTCGGAATGGGAGATGTCCAGCCGCTGCGGCAACAGCTCTTCCGGCACGGTGTCCGCAGGTGGAGAGCTTTCCCTCGATGAGCTTCAGTCCTTTCTTCAGAACGACACCGGTGTGGGAGGCCGGTTGGAGGTATACGTAGAGAGCTCCGGATCGGTAGACCGTCTGGTGATAAAGTCCGGCGACGACCATCTTCTCTCCTTCAACGACATGAAGGGAGACCTACTTTCCGGAACGCTGGGACTCGAGAACGACGCTCCGGTGGTAACGGTCGAGATAGACAACGACGACACCCTTAGATCAATAGCGAACAAGATAAACGGTGCTTATAACAACGGCGATGGAATGCCCGACGATCCGTCGGAATGGCTCCACGCATCGGTGAAAAGCGACGGAGGCGGAGACTACTACCTAGTCTTGGAAAGCGACGTGGTAGGCGAGTCCAGCAGAATAAACGTTATGGGATCCGATGCAGGAGATTCCTATGCCGCCAGACGTCTCGGGCTTATGGGGGGAACCGCCGCGGAATACTCCACCGAAACCCTCTCCACCTCTACGGATGCATTGGTGATGGTGGACGACGATCGCTATCTGTCCTCTTTCAACGAGTTTCGGCAAGCTCGAAAAATATCCGCTTCCGACGGATATAAGGCTTCTTCCATGGAGGATGTCGCTTCGGGCATAGTTCTCAGCCTGAAGGACACAGGCAGCTCCGCCATAAGGGTGGAACATCACGTCTCCGGAGGAGAGATAAACGCCCTTATGGAGGTCAGGGACGACGTAATATTGCAGCACCTGGAATCCTTCGACGCCATAGCCTACAACCTGATAAACGAGATGAACGCAGTACACTATGCCGGTCACGGAAGCGGGGACTATTCGGACATAACAGGAACGGCCTTCTTCTCTCCGACCTCCGTTATGTCGGGAGCTTCCAGGAATCTCTCCGTGAACGATCAGTTGGTGCAGGCCTCCGGGCTCTTCGCCGCTTCCGCCGACGACGGAAACGGCCAGTCCAAAGGCGAGGGCAACGGGGACAACGCCATCGCCATGGCCCAGCTGAAACAGGCCAAGGTAATGGCCGGCGACAGCGCCACCTTCAACGAATATTACGAGGATTTCATCGCAAGGCTTGGGGTGGAAAGCCAGAGATCTCAGGCCATGCTGTCCAACCAGACCACCTTAGTGGACCAGATAAGCTCTCAGAGACAGTCGGTCATGGGGGTCAACATAGACGAGGAGATGATGCAGATAATGCAGTTTCAGCAGTCCTTCAACGCCATCTCCCGTTACGTAACGACCCTGGACGAGATGCTCGACAGGGTGATAAACGGCATGGGCCGCGTCGGCCTGTAA
- the flgL gene encoding flagellar hook-associated protein FlgL: MRRVSNSMMYGGMMTDMHNNLARLLKMNKQGSTGKLHHKPSDSPIDVTRELSLSTTIYENEQYIRNMNDGLTWLKNTDSALNQIGEMIDRVRSLSVRAGSGALNDEEMDAIAQEMIELQEGIREAANYSVEGRYLLSGAATSVPAFQRDEEGHVIYAGNDYRVQFEMERGIVSDVSVTGKEVFPDDYTQYTLRSADVPADFEWTGRNEIIQIQVGDRSVKIRIPEEDWEDDNYDSSTLTDYNRFRDPGELHPMSLDDIAETIESSVNMGDAGKLVSVQVIKDEDAGTQKLEIRSHTGEPISMTSWPETDDIPMNQAVESLAVDDSVPGGYVLPSDGSIEIAIDDSQNITTLNFTAGMTLDQMADQISGQEGLVGKVINSGTSSAKLIVVSSDENVKLNVTPEGGATNLFGPDPVASEAVSKPHDHSHIGLMGLLGMETSLQGTEYSEGATIASGLSDTNKVNFYIQSGKNKAEILVNSGPDMTLEDLAQEIRAVAGDWLEVVVQTDPGDGVAGPNVSGSNLENGTQRLVIRAKDAGAPVSMMDLATDGTNANTSLIQSMGLSTAVYAQGAAEFPTGGDLDPNMPARMTVSVGERDYDLKLYSDDVATGGVVDNVKMAREIQRQVGKGPDGEDLIGYKELSSGGVALFATSGEPLQFVDRSFGDPSVDEYSAGLALQSGIASGIQGESVAENLAVDTGSGGVMRIEALGRSVDISVAPGDTMKDFSEKLRKYAGNWLNVSYVDTDLDDGTNDVRLSISAKDGSAVNVYDLEPAAMTAGGPGAAAAFGIDTAIRGAALPAGPVVVDDSTNTLSISVDGYEHTMDLRELDADGSGVLSHDEMTSVVDLINSRFQGQDVEAQLYTDQAGDDHVILTSPKGYEITVSGDLANDFFGAATITSPDHGGTGPYGQVVTRRTGADYRQTDFFGMMEDLIDAVKGQDSEAITTLLGDIDNEIDSLLKCRTEEGALVKRYEGSSSRLTQNNGNYTELYSSISDTDLAKMAMEYMSAQSVYQAGLATIARIIQPTLVDFLS; this comes from the coding sequence ATGAGAAGGGTCAGTAACTCCATGATGTACGGTGGCATGATGACGGACATGCACAACAACTTGGCCCGTCTTCTTAAGATGAACAAACAGGGCTCGACGGGAAAGCTCCACCATAAACCCTCGGACTCGCCTATAGACGTGACCAGGGAGCTCTCCCTCAGCACCACCATATACGAAAACGAGCAATATATAAGAAATATGAACGACGGTCTTACCTGGTTGAAGAACACCGATTCGGCTCTCAATCAGATAGGTGAGATGATAGATCGGGTTAGATCCCTCTCCGTTCGTGCCGGAAGCGGTGCCTTGAACGACGAGGAGATGGATGCAATCGCTCAGGAGATGATAGAGCTTCAGGAGGGAATAAGGGAGGCCGCCAACTACAGCGTTGAGGGTCGATATCTCCTCTCCGGCGCAGCGACCTCCGTGCCCGCCTTCCAGAGGGACGAGGAAGGGCACGTGATATATGCCGGAAATGACTACAGGGTTCAGTTCGAGATGGAGCGTGGCATAGTCAGCGACGTATCCGTGACGGGCAAAGAGGTCTTCCCCGATGACTACACCCAATATACCCTGAGGAGTGCCGACGTTCCCGCCGATTTCGAGTGGACCGGCAGAAACGAGATAATACAGATCCAGGTCGGAGATCGTTCAGTTAAGATCAGGATACCCGAGGAAGACTGGGAGGACGATAACTACGACAGCTCTACCCTTACCGACTACAACAGATTCAGAGATCCCGGAGAGCTTCACCCTATGTCCTTGGACGATATAGCCGAGACCATAGAGAGCTCGGTCAATATGGGAGACGCCGGGAAGCTCGTGTCGGTTCAGGTAATAAAAGACGAGGACGCAGGCACTCAAAAGCTGGAGATTCGCAGCCATACAGGAGAACCTATCTCCATGACATCCTGGCCCGAAACGGACGATATACCGATGAACCAGGCAGTAGAATCACTTGCAGTGGATGACTCCGTTCCTGGCGGCTACGTTCTTCCATCGGACGGCTCGATCGAAATAGCTATAGACGATAGCCAGAATATCACTACACTGAACTTCACCGCCGGAATGACCTTGGATCAGATGGCCGACCAGATCTCCGGACAGGAAGGTTTGGTCGGTAAGGTAATAAATTCCGGAACGTCTTCCGCCAAACTCATCGTAGTCTCCAGCGATGAGAACGTAAAACTCAACGTAACTCCCGAGGGTGGAGCGACAAACCTTTTCGGTCCCGACCCGGTCGCCTCCGAAGCAGTTTCCAAGCCTCACGATCACAGTCATATAGGCCTTATGGGTTTACTGGGAATGGAGACATCCCTTCAGGGAACCGAATATTCTGAAGGGGCTACCATCGCTTCCGGACTTTCGGACACGAACAAGGTGAACTTCTACATACAGTCTGGAAAGAACAAAGCGGAAATTCTGGTCAACTCCGGACCGGACATGACATTGGAGGACCTGGCCCAGGAGATAAGGGCCGTAGCGGGAGATTGGCTCGAAGTGGTCGTGCAGACCGATCCGGGAGACGGAGTGGCTGGTCCGAACGTATCCGGAAGTAACCTCGAAAACGGAACCCAGCGCCTGGTCATCAGGGCCAAAGACGCAGGAGCTCCTGTAAGCATGATGGACCTAGCCACCGATGGAACAAATGCGAACACCTCGCTAATTCAGTCTATGGGACTGTCCACCGCCGTCTACGCTCAGGGAGCGGCGGAATTTCCCACCGGAGGAGATCTAGATCCCAACATGCCTGCTCGTATGACCGTGTCGGTAGGAGAGAGGGACTATGATCTTAAACTTTACTCCGATGACGTAGCGACAGGCGGAGTGGTGGACAACGTCAAGATGGCTCGGGAAATTCAGCGTCAGGTAGGTAAGGGCCCCGACGGCGAGGACCTCATCGGCTACAAGGAGCTTTCCTCGGGAGGAGTGGCACTATTCGCCACCTCCGGAGAGCCGCTTCAATTCGTCGATCGTTCCTTCGGAGATCCTTCAGTGGACGAATACAGCGCCGGTCTTGCCCTCCAAAGCGGCATTGCTTCGGGGATACAGGGAGAATCCGTTGCGGAAAATCTGGCCGTAGATACCGGCTCCGGAGGGGTTATGCGCATAGAGGCCCTGGGGCGGTCCGTGGATATATCCGTGGCTCCGGGAGATACCATGAAGGATTTTTCCGAAAAACTTCGCAAATATGCCGGGAACTGGCTTAACGTATCCTACGTCGATACCGATCTGGACGACGGCACCAACGACGTTAGGCTCTCTATATCGGCAAAAGACGGCTCCGCCGTCAACGTCTACGACCTGGAACCGGCCGCCATGACGGCAGGTGGTCCCGGTGCGGCGGCAGCTTTCGGCATAGACACTGCGATCAGGGGGGCCGCTCTGCCTGCCGGTCCGGTCGTCGTCGACGACAGCACGAACACTCTCTCCATTTCGGTGGACGGATACGAGCACACGATGGACCTCAGAGAGCTCGATGCCGACGGAAGCGGAGTTCTGAGCCACGACGAGATGACCTCGGTGGTGGACCTCATAAACTCCCGTTTTCAGGGACAGGACGTAGAGGCTCAGCTATACACCGACCAGGCCGGAGACGATCATGTCATACTGACATCTCCCAAGGGGTACGAGATAACCGTATCGGGAGATCTGGCTAACGACTTTTTCGGGGCCGCTACCATCACCAGCCCTGACCACGGAGGAACGGGCCCCTACGGTCAGGTTGTAACGAGACGAACCGGGGCCGACTATCGCCAGACCGATTTTTTCGGAATGATGGAGGATCTCATAGACGCGGTCAAGGGGCAGGACAGCGAGGCAAT